CTTGGGCGAATGAAGCGGGAAGATACGCTCGACACCCTCGTTATTCACGATGCGCCGCACGGTGAACGACTCGCCCATGCCTTTGCCGCGACGGGCGATGACATCACCCTCGTATGGCTGGATACGGTGCTTGTCGCCCTCGACGATGCGTACGTGAACCTTGACCCGGTCGCCGATGTCAAACGACGGCGGCTTCGGCTGGCGGGCCTTGTCCTCAACGGCCTTGATTAACGGATGCAGCATGATGTCGTTCCTCCGCGGACAGATGGCCGGCGAGGGCCTTGTTCTCAGTCCGTGTCCTGGGTCTGACCTTTCTCTTCCAGCAAGTCCGGGCGGCGCTCGCGGGTCCGGCGAGCCGATTCACTTCTCCGCCATTCCTCGATCCGGGCATGGTCACCGCTGATCAGAACCTCCGGCACTTCCATGCCCCTGAACGTCCGCGGCCGGGTGTACTGCGGATACTCCAGCAGGCCGTGAGAGAACGACTCGTCTTCGATCGACTCCTCGTCGCCCACCGCTCCGGGCAGCAACCGAACCACCGCGTCCACCAATACCATGGCGGCTGCTTCACCACCGCTCAGTACATAATCCCCTATCGAAATCTCCCTGGGAGCCAAGCCCAGGCGAATCCTCTCGTCGAATCCCTCGTAATGCCCGCAGATGATCAGGAGCCTGGGCCGACGAGCCAGTTCCCGGGCTACCCGCTGCGTCAGTCGTTCTCCTTGGGGCGTCAGCAGGATTCGCGTCGCCGGGACCGGATCCTCACTCTCCACTTTCGCCACCGCCTCAAAAACCGGCGAGCACATCATCACCATGCCGGGACCGCCACCGAACGGCCGATCATCAACCTTCTGGTGCCGGTTCCCCGCGAAACAGCGTATGTCCGTGCAGTGAATGCGGGCAATCCCACTCTGCCGAGCTCGCCCAATGATGCTGGCCTCGAAAAACGGCTCCAGCGCTTCCGGGAACAGGCTCAGCACGTCGATCCGCACGGCGTACGCCTTATGCCTTGGCGGGCTCCGCCGGGGTCGTCTTCTGCAACAGATTCCTCACCGTCTCGCTCGGCTGGGCGCCCACGCTCAGCCAGTATCGGATTCGATCCATCTTCAGGTTGCACCGCCACTCCTCCCGGCGGTGAGCGGGGTTGTAGAACCCCAGTTCCTCAATGACCCGGCCGTCACGCGACCTGCGGACATCGACGGCCGTCACCCGGAACGATAGTTTGTGAGCGCGACCCGTGCGTTTCAGCCGAATGCGTACCATGCACTGCTCCCTTGTGCCAGCGATCCTTCCGCACACCCCGCCGCCCGACCACTTCGTCAGGCCTGTCTCAATCTCCCAGGTCGGACCGACGCACCAATAGTACGCCCGGCCCCGGCCGGGCCGGGGTGCGAGAACCTCGTAGGATACCAGATTCTGTCTCGGGGGGCAAATCGCCACCGCCGACGTTCACCCCAGTGGGCCCACGCCCAATCGATGCGAGGATGAATATGACCGTAAAACTAACTACCTAATGAGGTTATGGTGAATCCGGCTCTCGGCCGCCAACTGCCCCGCACAACAGCCCGGCAAAGCTCATCACCAAGCAGGCCCGCCCGTTCGTGCAACCCACGAAACAGGATCCGGCTGCCGCCTAGGCCGGTCCTCATCATGGCATCCGTCGCCATCGATCTCCTTTCCGGCCTCGTGCAGGGGCCTTCCTCTCACCCGCGGGGGGCTCCTGGCGAGCGAGTCCCCCCTGTCATCATACCCTTGTTCTGCCGGGACTCAGCGGTTCTGCCGGAGACACCGTACAATGGCCGAACGCGATCCGGCCGCGCACCGGGATCTGGCTCAAACCGGTCACTCCGCCGAAGGGAAGCGAGGCAGACGCGTCATGGAGGCACTCAAGCCCATACCCCTTCTAGTATCCCTAATGATCTTGCTGCTGGCTGACCCGACGTTCACATCGGCTCAGCCGGTCGCGGCCTCCGTCGAGATCTCCCGGGCCGCCGTGCTCTCCAAGAGAAACGCGGATGCGGCCTGAATTCGCTCCCCGTCCCCATGCTGGTTATACTCTCGCCCTGTATCTCCAGACGAGGAAGGTGGCAACCGCATGCGTGTGCTTATCACCGGATCGAGCGGACAGATTGGCACCAATCTGGCCCTGGCCCTCATGGAACGTGGCGACAAGGTGGTCGGGATCGACCGGAGGCCCAATGCCTGGACCGACCGCATCGCCGCCTGTCAGTTGGATCTCCTGACTGCCAAGGTCGCTGACCTGCCAAAGGGGCCATTCGACGTTGTTGTTCATCTGGCGGCCCACGCCAAGGTCTTTGAACTCGTTCAGAGCCCTTCGCGAGCCCTCGAAAACGTGACCATGAACTTCGCCATCCTCGACTATGCCCGCCAGAACAGAATCCCGTTCATCTTCGGCAGTTCTCGCGAGGTGTACGGCGACATCCATCGTC
This portion of the Phycisphaerae bacterium genome encodes:
- the trmD gene encoding tRNA (guanosine(37)-N1)-methyltransferase TrmD, with the protein product MRIDVLSLFPEALEPFFEASIIGRARQSGIARIHCTDIRCFAGNRHQKVDDRPFGGGPGMVMMCSPVFEAVAKVESEDPVPATRILLTPQGERLTQRVARELARRPRLLIICGHYEGFDERIRLGLAPREISIGDYVLSGGEAAAMVLVDAVVRLLPGAVGDEESIEDESFSHGLLEYPQYTRPRTFRGMEVPEVLISGDHARIEEWRRSESARRTRERRPDLLEEKGQTQDTD
- the rpsP gene encoding 30S ribosomal protein S16, translated to MVRIRLKRTGRAHKLSFRVTAVDVRRSRDGRVIEELGFYNPAHRREEWRCNLKMDRIRYWLSVGAQPSETVRNLLQKTTPAEPAKA
- the rplS gene encoding 50S ribosomal protein L19 — encoded protein: MLHPLIKAVEDKARQPKPPSFDIGDRVKVHVRIVEGDKHRIQPYEGDVIARRGKGMGESFTVRRIVNNEGVERIFPLHSPKIAKVELVRSGHVRRAKLYYLRDRVGKARRVKDRKRTAAGKSEGTTEAVGTQS